In Choloepus didactylus isolate mChoDid1 chromosome 6, mChoDid1.pri, whole genome shotgun sequence, one DNA window encodes the following:
- the LOC119538234 gene encoding putative olfactory receptor 5AK3 produces the protein MTHGNGTEVTEFFLLGFGAQHRFQHILFIVFLLIYVTTMVDNIGMILLIKADSRLQTPMYFFLQHLTFVDICYTSAITPKMLQNLISENKSISFVGCVMQLWVYGTFSTNDCYLLAAMAVDRYVAICKPLRYSTIMSHTVCIQFIAGSYVIGSINASVHAGLLFSLSFCKSHIINHFFCDGPPILALSCSDIAINIMLFAVFVGFNLMFTMLTVIFSYIYILASILKMPSTAGRKKAFSTCASHLTAVTIFYGTLSYMYLQPHSNNSQSTMKVASIFYGIVIPMLNPLVYSLRNKEVKEALKGIGKKFF, from the coding sequence ATGACACATGGAAATGGCACTGAAGTGACTGAATTCTTTCTACTGGGATTTGGTGCCCAACACAGGTTTCAGCATATCCTCTTCATTGTATTTCTACTTATATATGTGACCACCATGGTAGATAATATTGGAATGATCCTCCTCATCAAAGCAGATTCCAGACTTcaaacacccatgtactttttcctacaACATTTGACATTTGTTGATATCTGCTATACGTCTGCAATCACTCCCAAGATGTTGCAAAACCtcatatcagaaaataaatcaatttctTTTGTGGGATGTGTAATGCAATTATGGGTTTATGGGACATTTAGTACAAATGACTGTTACCTCTTGGCTGCTATGGCAGTGGACCGTTATGTAGCCATCTGTAAACCACTTCGCTATTCTACAATCATGTCCCATACAGTATGTATCCAATTCATAGCTGGTTCATATGTAATTGGCTCAATAAATGCCTCTGTACATGCAGGTTTATTATTTTCACTGTCCTTTTGCAAGTCCCACATCATTAATCACTTTTTTTGTGATGGTCCCCCAATTCTAGCCCTTTCATGCTCTGACATTGCCATCAACATCATGCTATTTGCTGTCTTTGTGGGATTTAACTTGATGTTCACTATGTTGACTGTCATCTTCTCTTATATATACATTCTAGCTTCCATCTTAAAGATGCCTTCAACTGCAGGGAGGAAAAAGGCCTTCTCCACATGTGCCTCCCACCTGACAGCAGTCACCATTTTCTATGGAACCCTCTCTTACATGTACTTACAGCCTCATTCTAATAATTCCCAGAGCACCATGAAAGTTGCCTCCATATTTTATGGAATTGTGATTCCCATGTTGAACCCCCTGGTCTATAGCTTgagaaataaggaagtaaaagaagctcTAAAAGGAATAGGGAAGAAGTTCTTCTAG